gagattatgcgcagcggaacaacaatcaaattgttagattaatcccataagatttctagatctacttcttcacatgcatatatatatattgaatcaaggatatgaatagaaaaattacctcaggtccttccttgctgctatcttttcgtatggctaaatcctcgagatctcataccaagatcttccaaaatgttctcaggcacacaaagaacgagtgtgggctcgctatacaaataataggcaataaactatttatcagatgttctcaacacatgagatctgataaagttttggacctaggttttgtgaagaacaatgacttttgtttatgccactgttctctttctctgtgagagattcctagatatttttctatccctgaaaagttacgttctgtgaaaaactgatatctaatatattaaaatatttgttattttaaacaaattcaaaataactgatcagttatcagatttttgtttaaaaaataatattttaatcatattaaaatatctcattatttatttaatatttaaataactaaaattgtggaatcaagagactgagtaaactctcttatgcgtgtactgtgccacacgtgtaccacatgcctgtgatggcatgtgatttttccaaatttttattattatttaaataccaaaaatcccaaaaataaattaattcaaaattaattatatttttgttaaatcaaataattaattaattcttaattaattaattacacataattaaacaataattatgtttgatacatagaaaaatattttacttatcacataagtcctttttgcccattttttgtatttgcctttgacagtgattgtttgagtcatttcggggaccatggacctataacattaagctccaataaattgaaactaaataattaaactctttaattataatagttaatttattaattatgatattactccactataaattcagaattgtactctttatgttatagatatacttttacagaaatcgttttcttaagtcgtccattgatataaccatcttacaatagttcaaccctctaattaattagttcataaattagaatggaagaattaccatttaacctttctaatttacttcttattccttaagtaccattaattcactagtgaataattaatctataatctaattatagatttgagctcaaaatcattcagttccagaattaacccttaagggaactaatatacgatccgttaggaaagattagattccgtattgttgatacatgttcccagccatccatgatattaaatctccaaaacaaaagtcattagcctcattctttgaagagaccttaacgaatgaatcaaaagatttaataaacatgaacaggagttcatgaacactcaggatttaggttgatctataaatgatcatcagttatgatatgaattacaagtctttattgttaaatggtttttggataaagactctaattcgtatcggtccatgtcatataatcatattatataaagcacctttaccgagatgtctttccacatcaataatccgaatctagattatttgtatcattatgatactcagtaaaccgtacttacaactccaattaaagaatttcataactttaatttgttgttgttgactatttttattcattcatttgatcttaattctcttgtactaatacaagatcacatcctcaataatgaatatggaatttttctgatattttcaaaattattcaaacaataatttaacaatctaaatataacaataataataaactattgtctttatttattcattaaaaaaaaacaaatgtctttacatgcttttaggacacactcctaacactccGGAACTTGGAGCGTACCCTCCCTGAGGAGTTCAGTACAATCCAGGTGCACCTGGGACCATTGGTTTTCCGGGAGCTGCTGGCAGTCCTAGAACCCCCATTGGCattctgacccattggtggagatgccccagtttGATCAGGTTCTCGATCTTGTCCTTTAGCTGACGACACTCTTTGGTCGTGTGACCCACGTCCTTCTGGTAAGCGCACCTTTTACTGGTGTCCCTTgaattctttccccctttaaacatgggggcTAACTTTCGATAATGGACCACGTTGCCCATTGCCAGGTAGATATTTTctcgggtgtccaccaagttaaTATACTCCgtgtattggggctcgtaccccTTATTTTCCCTTCTTTGATGGCTCGAATCAATTCTGACTCTTGCACGATCTCTTTCCCTATGAGGGGTTTATGCTTGCCTCAGCTCCTCCGGCTTGAGGCAGTTAGGCACTGCCGGGAGTGGCACTGTACCTGGTGGGTGCCACTTTGTACCCGAAAAATGGGGTTGATGTAGCCAGGGCATATCTCGTTGAAGTGGGCCCATATACCGTCGGGGTCATGAACGACATCCCAAAGGTCTTAGCGGATCCGGAGACTGCTAGGGGTGCCGGATTGATATTTTTCGGATACTGCACCCCGTATCCAGGGAAGGTTTGGGCGGTCGAATGAGCTGCTGGCTGCCACCCAAAGGCTTGGATTcaggcctcctcccagttgatgaaaccttgtgccctcctCATGAATTCTTCAAGATTGACCGTCTTGCTGcggcatgtcgtcccagagaggggacccaGCTCTAATCCTGGACTGGAGAGACATTAGGCGTtgtccatcatccaccttagtttttgaggcttcctctgtaaagcgctggatgtaagccctaagggttTCCGTGGGATGTTGCTTAACATTAGCCAGCGCACTTACTTGCATGTCAAGCTTTATGGCGGCCAGGAACTGTTTGCGGAATGCTGACTGTAATCCAGACCAAGAATGGATCGATCTTagcttaagtcttttccaccactcttctgcgGGTCCAGCAATAGTGATTGAGAAACATAGGCACTTGCCGTTGTCGCAGATGTGAGCTACAATCATCAGGCGATTGTAGTAGGACATGTGATCTCTCGGGTCCATGTTCCCGGTATAGGTGGGTAGGCCCGACATTTTGAACCCTTTTTGTAGCACAACATCCAGTATGTGCTTGGCGCATGGCTCCTTTTCCTCTTCCTTAGAATCAGAACCTCCACCTTCTGTTTTCGGACCAGGCGGTCCGTGACTTTTTTAAGAGcggccagctgttccatgaactgtctggCCATTCCATTGTCTAGGGGGACTATCTCGTTCCTCCTGCCGTTGAGATTATTCCTCAAGTCACCTCCTCGGGGGCGAATCTTTTCCTTGCAGGCCCACTCCTTTCGGGCGTTGAGGCCGTCATGCAAGTCTACTCGGGAAGTATCATCTCCCGAATTGACAGCTTTTGGCTCTTCTTCGCGTTTGTGCCCTCCATGATCCTTGTTCACGGAGGGGCCGGGATAAAAGTGTTGTTCCTGTTCGTCCGGTCCAGGGACGTTCCGTGGCTTAATACGTTGTGGGCGCTTCCCCTGTGGATCGTTCGGATGTTCCCATCCTGGAACAGGATTCatccgttctttcctagggaattgccCTGGGTTAGCCTCGGTTTTTGGAATGGGATGAGCTTTCTTTTGGGGGTTTGTTTTTCCCACAGGATCAGCCATTTTGGCTTTTCCTTTCTCATGAGTAGGATTTGATGGGCCGGCTTCAGGATGCGGGGATGGTCCCGGAGGAGGAACAGGGCTAGCGTCGTTGGGTACGTCGGTCCTGATAGGTGGGATAGGTTGCTGCGTTCCTGGAGGGGGAACAACTGaaggattggctgccaatccttgggcTGCAATAAAGGCCTGAAGAGctaggagggactcttgcatttggCGGGTAGCCTCTTTTTGTTCAGCtatcctggcttcttgatccagCACCTGTTGTCTCAAGTAGACCACCTCTGGGTCCTCTTGTTAGGACCCATATCCTTCTCGTCAAGATCAACGGGGTTTTCGGCCTCATGATCCTCATATTCCCCTTCATCTTCATCGTAATAGCCTTCGTCGTAGTCATCCCCATCCCCGAAGTTCTGGGAATCGTCGGGCAGAGGCCCCTGATAAGGCGTGTCCTTgggttggtcttgaggaaatgGTTGGTTGgacaatggttctccattgtcttgttgttgctggtgagcaggatcaaacacGTCATGCCTAGTGTTCACCATTTTCACAGATGATCAAGATTGATtcaagcttccttcagctctcaatgaaagcaccaaaatgtttaccgagttttttaacaactagaaatatattaagaagTAAGAGCTGAAGAGAAAGAATTAGAGATGAAcaatcacaatttttacgtggttggggcgttaatgatccttagtccacgagtcaatagtattaggctttagagagttttctacaagttttagcagagcttttgcttacaagagacattttgtaacgacccaaatttactaatgaggcttaagggccttgattagtgtgccaggagggcataactggattatatgtgatttaaatgattaaaagcatgttatatgattatttggatatttgtgatgcatgactatgtgtattagtatgcatgtataCCCTGATTAGATTAGaagggcatatctataattttggcccgttgagggcataaatgtaaatatctgtgataaatttttgagaccacattattatgtggatatatttgtagcttgtgactcgaggcgatcctagtgagcggtttagcgaaaaagtcacggcggggatttatacccggctcggggcgagcctgggggtatttatgggaatttaggtaATATATCAGAGATtctttgatattgaggaatataattggtgtttagttaggtgtcgagaagtaagcggtaaatattaaagacattcgaggaattagtgggaattaggtgtaatgactaaaatgcccttaagatgtttaaaagcttagttataaGTGGGAGGGTAATATGATCTTTTGGTGTTTAGAATTAGATAAATGTTGTTTTGGCTTTATTGCCTTAGTGGAAAGTTTAGAGGATAGTAGAACCtgagtaaaaagaaaagaagaaggaaaaggaaagaaggaaaaacaggagtctttctttctctctctcggtttgaggtctcttccccatttcttgaaggaatttgaagctgtaactcagggagagtttgggcaggagcttgaggctagggtccttggtttGGTTTGAAGAGTTAGCAAGGGTGGTTCATCCatctgaggtaagtttctaggttTCTCTCTTATGTTTTTGGTTTTGGCTGAGATGGTTTTCTAAACtaagtttctgtgggaattctagggaattaagcctaataatttgaggaggtgaaggttaaggaagtgtggaggataacctaggttgaattcatccatcaaaggtaagaaatcctAGCTTTAAGTTTTGTGATTTCTGTTGTTCTGTtaagtttttgagcttcaaactcagccatggtgatttctgtattttggggtgcatgtgatggAATTTTatatggttaggtcatttggggtgagttggagatgttggtaagCTTTTTTTGATGTTTGATTGAAGTTTGGAAGatttttggaaaggtttggctcggggaaaatcgaaggaagaaaaaacagggttagctgtgctgtgactagtgctgtagcgctagcctttgggcgctacagcgctaggccttgtggtcTGGGGCATTTTTGGCTCTATTTGTAGTGCTGTAGTGCCCACTTTAAGGCGCTtagtgtgacgtgctgcgtcatgcCACATCTCcaaggggccattttgtatgtataagcatgccttggtgcttgatcattagtcaagtcttgcaccaagtaaccttaggggtagggaatggcacttttgtaattatgcatatgtctcccagaaaaaaatcatatatgttcctgggaagacttcatttccttagaaagctccttcggggggggggggggtaacctagtgacttaaggaagcaccatggccaccagcagataggggcttaagctgtgtactcccttgccctatcaaggccttatatgaataaaaatatGCTTTACCATGTCCCTTTGTTTATGCTTTCTttatggtctatgtgttgcttatttgttaccttcgttgggccattgtgtgccacttgactgtgttgtatgctctgattgttgcatgggatgttgtctctggacAACTTGCCTCatgcttgctcccgcttcataattgcccttacttgtatGAGACTTGTAACATGGCTAACCATTGcgtttgcttgccgcaggtgtgaattctaggctgacttgctagctaagagcgctaacaagtgccgcacgttctgtcaattcgagtatcgaagttggcggcccgtgacagttggtatcagagctaagtttgagaaatcttGGTGACCCTGCaggatggtgagcaacactcaaaggattgAAGCGTTGGAGAGGCGCGTTGGAGAGCTAGATGGCCTGGACAAAAGAGTCAGGGATCTTGGCTCTGTCAGGTTAGAACCAGAGACGACTAACGCACTAAATCGCGTGGCTGCGTTGGAGCGGGATACGACCAATCTACTAGCCCGCATAATGGAAATCGAGCGAAGAGaaaacctttcaagcacatccaataGTCCTCCAAGGGAGGAACGTATTGAGGCAGTGGAACGAGCggtgaaggacctacaagaagcattaaatgacctcgtagagaattgtggggggtcagttgaggcaacgaaggatgaaatgttggagatgaacaccaaGCTGAACCTCACCATGATGGCAGTTGGGAATCAGCCTGCAACTGGACCCGTTGGCATGGAATATGGGAGAGTAAAAGTCCCTGAGCTGAGGCCCTATGGGGGGGCTAGAGATGCgaaggacttagagaacttcctctttgatatggagcattactttAGAGTTGTGAGAGCTGAATCAGAGGATGGCAAGGTCGCCATGGCAACGATGTACTTGTCTgcagatgccaaagtgtggtggaggacgaaGTACGACGATATTCAGAATGGCAGATGCACCATAACAACGTGGGATGatctagagagagagttgaagacGCAGTTTCTCCCTGAgaatgttgcctacatagctcgacgccatttgagagagctgaagcacacCAGAACAATCCGTGAATACGTGAAGAAATTCTCTGGGTTGATGTTGGATATcaaggacatgtccgaagtggacaaactcttcgcgtttttagaaggtctgaagccttgggcaaagcaagagctcgagagacaACGAGTGGCTAACCTAGCCactgctcaagctgctgccgaacgactgactgattactcatcagggaacattcaatccaagaagaccaatccgttgactagtggaagtaatgttgggagtaaaaagtttgggaagtcttggcaaagcaagagtgggggaggagagaaaaggagtgtggactctaactctcctagcaaaggtagtaaccccccgttcaagaagcctcttacatgttggatctgtATCGGACCTCATAAGTCGACAGAGTGTCCTCACAGATCCAAGATGAGTGTCCTCCAAGCGACATTTTCTCAAGGAGAACAAACcaacgaagaggaggaggaggagtatacgcacatgggtgccctccggaagctgaatgctctcaagaaacacagtgcgaaagtgaagaagacccccggaaaaggactaatgtatgtggacgccGCTCTAAACGGTAAGATGGCCGGAAGTGTGATGATCGACACGggcgccactcacaacttcatttcgGAGATCAAAGCTAAACGTCtgggactgaaatgggagaatgaccatggccgcatgaaagcggttaactcagaagccttggccacaaccggcgtggctaaaaaggtgaacatgaagatcagctcgtgggaggggcagattgacttggtggtcgtgcgaatggacgactttgatgtgatattgggtatggacttccttacggaaaagggagccattcccatcccaACTGCGGGAAGCTAactcataatgggggagacacctgcattggtgcctgctaaagtagagcagcccccagaaaccaagctgttgtcagccttacaattgaagaagggcgtgagaagacaagagcccacgtatattatcctacccacaatatacgaggatacggtggatgaagtcatcccaccagaaattcgaatggtcttgaagaagtatggggatgttatgccggatcaactccccagagccttaccacctagaagagggattgatcaccagattgagTTGGTTCCGGGAGCCAAACCACCTGCAAAGGCGGCCTATAGGATGGCACCCCCTGAACTAGCAGAACTGAGGAAGCAATTGAAGGATttactagaggcaggcttcatcagaccatcgaaggcaccatatGGTGCACCCGTGCTATTTCAGAAAAAGCACGACGGGTgcttgagactatgtattgattatcaggctctcaataaggtgactgTGCGTAATACGTACCCGATCCCCTTGATCGCTGACTTATTCGACCAGTTGAGTGGAGCGAAATTCTTTACGAAACTGGACTTGAaatcaggctactatcaagtgcggatagcagaaggggatgagccaaagacaacgtgtgtgactcgatatggagcatacgagttccgagtcatgccgtttgggttgaaaaacgcaccagccacattctgtacgttgatgaaccaagttttccaggaatacctagacaagttcgtggtagtctacttggatgacattgtggtttatagctccacaatagaagaacatcaacgacacttatcTCAAGTGTTTTAGAAATTaagagagaaccaactctatgtgaagtGAGAGAAGTGTTCCTTCacacaagagagaatcaagttcctaggccacatagtagaacgtggtcggatccgcatggatctagagaaggtgcggccattcaagaatggaaggcccccaccaatttgaaggaattacgctctttccttggtttagccaactattatcgaagatttgtggagggctattcaagaagggcgacacccttgaccgagttgttgaagaagggtgtaacttggacgtggaccgataggtgtgtcgaagcgtttaagagtctgaaggaagccatgatgcgagatcctgTCCTCGCCTTACCAGATGTTGGTAGGCCCTTCGAAGTGCAGACAGACGTGTCTGATTATGCTTTAGGAGGGGTgcttgtacaagagggccaccccgtagcttatgaaagccTCAAACTCACGGAGGCAGAGAGGCGGTACACTACACAAGAGAAGGAGCTTAtcgcagtaattcattgtctacgagtgtggaggcactacttgttggggtcgaagtttgtggtgaaaacagataatgtcgcggtgagtcatttcctcacccagccaaagcttacccctaaataagcacgatggcaggagttcatagtaGAATTCGACTTTCATTTCGAACACAAGGCGGGCTGTCTAAACCAGGAAGCTGATGCCCTGAGTCGCAAAGCTgagttagcggctctaaaattgctagcaaatatgtcagctagaatggtgaccactccacttcgagagcgcattaaggagaacctggtgaaagacccggtggtgaagaccatcatgaatctcgcaaaagaggGGAAGACTCGCCAGTTTTGGGTAGAAgacgatcttttgtgggccaagggtggccgcttatatgttccaaagatgggagatttgcggaggatactaatgagtgagtgtcacgacaccttgtgggcgggtcatccagggtggcagagaactcatgccctattgaagcaggggtactatTGGCCACAAATGCGCGGCGATAttgtggagtacaccaagacctgtctcacctGCCAGCAAGATAAAGTAGAGAGACACAAGACGCCAGGGTTAttggaacctttgttagtcccaagctGACCATGGGAGAGCgtgtcgcttgacttcattactagtttaccgaagacgggagacttgagtgcgatcttggtgatcgtggacagattttcaaagtatgcaaccttcataTCGGTGTCGAAATAttgctcggcagaagagacaacgagacttttcttcaagtatgtagtgacgtattggggagtaccccaaaacatagttagtgaccgtgatggaagattc
The Humulus lupulus chromosome 6, drHumLupu1.1, whole genome shotgun sequence DNA segment above includes these coding regions:
- the LOC133785442 gene encoding uncharacterized protein LOC133785442 translates to MLEMNTKLNLTMMAVGNQPATGPVGMEYGRVKVPELRPYGGARDAKDLENFLFDMEHYFRVVRAESEDGKVAMATMYLSADAKVWWRTKYDDIQNGRCTITTWDDLERELKTQFLPENVAYIARRHLRELKHTRTIREYVKKFSGLMSTIMSRGITLHPEDDVEAGLVVLEGKKLPTGNIWEMDGEKNKFQNYQMLNELEKALRVESTPGLFYNRLA